The nucleotide sequence ACCTTAAAGGAACTCTCTCCGGCCGTACCATACGCAGCAAAGATCCCTTGGTGGCTGGTGTCGCGTTACAGTAAAACCGCGCGGAGGGTCCCGCTGAAGCGTTCGATAATGTCGTCGAGGGGATCGCGGGTGACCGCCTGGGGGAGAAACAGGTAGACCACGTTCCCCATCGGGCGCAGGAAGAGCCCTCGGCGCAGTCCCTCGCGGCGGATCTCGCGGAAGACCGGCGCGGTCCCCGGCAGCGGCTCCTTCGTTTCCTTGTCCCGAACCAGCTCGAGCGCCGCCACCATCCCGATCCCGCGCACGTCCCCCACCAGCGGCAGCTCCGCCAGTTCCCGCACCCCTTCCGCGAGGCGGGGGGCGAGGCGCGCCACGCGGTCGACGAGTTCCTCTTCCTCGAACAGGTCGAGGGAGGCGAGCGCGGCGGCGCAGCCGATCGGGTTCGCCGTGTACGTGTGGCCGTGGTAGAACGTCTTCCCGCTGTCCGGGCCTCCGAGAAACGAGTTGTACACCTCCGCGGTGGTGAGCGTCGCGGCCAGCGGCATCGTGCCGCCCGTCAATCCCTTCGAAAGGCAGAGGAAATCCGGTGAGACGCCGGCCTGCTCGCAGGCGAACATCGTCCCCGTGCGCCCGAACCCCGTCGCCACCTCATCGAGGATGAGGTGGGCGCCGAGCGTACGCGCGAGCGCCGCCACGCGGGAAAGGTATTCCGGAGGATAGACGATCATCCCGCCCGCGCCCAGCAGCAGCGGCTCGAGGATCACCGCCGCGATCGTTTCGCCGCCCTCCCGCAGCGCGTCGCCGAGGGCGTCGACGCACGCGACCCCGCACTCCGGGTACGTCTTCCCCACGGGGCACCGGTAGCAGGTCGGCGCGGGAACCCGGCGGGCGGGGAACAGGATCGGCCGGAACGCGCGCAGGAACGCTTCCACACCGCTGACGCTCATGCACCCGGTCGTGTCCCCGTGGTACCCGTGATCGAGGCAGACGAACCCGGTCCGCTCCTCCCGCCCGAGGTTGCGCCAGCACTGCAGCGACATCTTGAGCGCCACCTCGACCGCCGTCGATCCGTTGTCCGAGAAGAAGACGCGCGAAAGCCCCTCCGGGGCGATCGCGGCGAGCCGCGAGGCCAGGCGCACCGCGGGCTCATGGGTGACGCCTGCGAACAGGACGTGGTCCAGCCGCTCCATCTGCCGCGTCACCGCCTCCCGGATCCGCGGGTGCCCGTGCCCGTGGACGACGCACCACCAGCTCGAGATCGCGTCGTAGTACCGGTTCCCTTCCGCGTCGAAGAGGAAGAGCCCCTCCGCGCGGTCGATCAGCATCGGCGGTTCCGTCGCAAGGGTGCTCATCTGGGTGTACGGATGCCAGTTGTGCCGCAGGTCCTTCCGGATCAAATTTTTCCGGTCCATCAGGTCGACCTCCACCGTTCGAGAAACGCCCGCCCCACGGGGGCGAACGCCTCCGCGCCGCAGGCCGGATCGGGCAGGAAGGGAACCTCGCCCAGGACGGGCGCCCTTGTGATCTCCGCCACGATCCGCGGATTGTCGGCCTGCACCTCCGCCCGCGTCCCGTCCCCTTCGCCCGGAAGGCGGTTGAAGACGAGCCCCAGCAGGGGGACCCCGCGGCGGCGCACCGCCTCGACGGTGAGCAGCGCGTCGTTCACGCAGCCGAGCCGGTTCACTGCCACCACGAGGACGGGAAGGCCGATCCGCGCGACGAGGTCGCCGGTCAACATCTCCTCCGAGAGCGGGACGAGGAAGCCGCCCACCCCCTCGACCAGCACGGCGTCGTGGGTCTCGGCGAGACGGCGGTACGCCGCCTCGATCACGGCCGGGTCCACCCGCCGCCCCTCGCGCGCCGCCGCAAGATGCGGGGAGGCGGGGAGGGAGAACCGGTACGGGCACCGGTCCGCCGGCGGCGGTTCCGGCGCGGGACCGGGGTCTCCCATCAGGCGGCGGTGAACATCGATATCCGACGGACCGTCCGTCACTCCCGTCTCGACCCACTTCTGCGTCGTCACGCGCATCCCCCGCTCCCGGAGGAAGCCGGCCAGCAGGCCGCACACCACCGTCTTTCCGACGCCGGTGCCGGTACCGGTGACGAAGATCCCCTTCACCCGGCCCTCCCTTCCGGGATCACGCCCCGGCAAAGGAAGACCTGGTACGTCGCCTTGATCCCGCCATCCCGCTCCCGGTACGCCTCCTCGACCCGCGCGAGCTTCCCCGGGCTCCACGACTCCCGCCCACCGCCCCCGCGCGTCCCCGTGTACCGGATGCTTCGCAACAGGTCCGCCACGGTCGGAAATTCCTGATGGTACCGCCGCTCGACGACGTCCCACCGCGGGAACGCGGCCGAAAGCGCGTCGGAGATCTCTCCCCGGGAGTGGAACGCGGCGGCGGCGACCCGCGACCCGTCGTCCGTCCCCCGCCGGAGCGCCGACGCGCGCAAGGCGGCGTCCAACTCCGTGTACGTCTCCGGGCCGAAGAAGGAGAAGGTGAGCAGCCCGCCGCCCGAAAGGAGCGACGCCATCCGCACCAGCGTGCGGGGAAGGGAAAGAAACCATTGGAAGGCGGCGTTGGAGGTGACGAGGTCGTAGCTCCCCGTGGCGATCTCCTCCGCGTCGGCCACGGCGAAGCAAGCCCGCGGGTCGTCGATCCCCCGCTTCGCGACGCGCACCATCGCCTCCGAGATGTCCACCCCGAACACGGACGCGCCGCGGAAGGCGTCGAGGAGCATCCGCGTGTAGAGCCCCGTCCCGCAGCCCGGCTCCAGTATTTTGAAGGCGGACCCCCCTTTGGGGCCGGGCTCGGAAATGTTCCTGGGCCGCACCGGCCCGAGCGACGCCTCGGTGTACGCCAGCAGGTCGACGGCGGAGAGCCGCTGCGCGTGCGCGTGCGCCTCGTACCGGTCCGCGCCGGCCGAGAAGCGGCGCAGGACGGCGGGGTCAACCATCGGCGACCACCGCGCGAAACCCGTCCGCGAGGAAAGCGGCGTGCGCCGCACCCGGCAGCGGGTGAAACGTCGCGTTCCCGCCTTCCCGGGCCACCCCTTCCGCCTCGGCGAACGGGGCCACCACATCCTTCTCCCCGTGGACGATCGCGACGGGGCACGGCGGAAGCGTCTCGCCGGAGAGCCTCGCGCCCGCCAGGTACGAAAGCCCTTCGCGGAGCACGCCGCCGTCGATCTCCCGCAGGTACGCCGCCTGCAGCCCGCCGCGGAAGCGCCGGTACGCGGGCATCTGCGACGGGTAAAAGCATTGCGCGTAGAACCCCGAGAGGCAGCTGCCCGGGTCGGTCGAGAGCGATCGCAGGATCCCCGCCACGTCGCCTTCCGGGTACGCCCGCCGGATCCCGACGAGGACGACCCGCCGCACCCGGTCCGGAACTTCCCGCGCGAACTCCGCCGCGAGGAACCCGCCGAGCGACCACCCGACGACCGTCACGGGGCCGCGCGCCGCGCGGTCGAGGAACGCCGCGAGCCGCGGGATGAACCCCTCCGGCCGGAGCGGCCCGGTCGTCACCGCGGTCACGCCGGGGAACAGTCCGTCGAAGATCCGCCCGTCCGTCGCCCACCCCGGCAGCAGGACCATCGACGGATCGCCCTCCCCCGCCACGGTGAATTCCTCACGGGGCACCGAGGGCCTCCACGACGGCGGCGACCTGCCGGTCCGTGTGCGCGGCGGTCAGGGAGAAGCGGAGACGGGCCGACCCTTCGGGGACCGTGGGCGGGCGCACCGGGAGCGCGAGGAACCCCTGGCCCGCGAGCGATTCCGAGAGGGAGACGGCGAGGGCGCTATCCCCCACGACGACGGGGACGATCTGGCTCTCCCCGCCGACGGTCCACCCCTTCCCGCGAAGCGCGCCACGGAACGCACCGGCCCGGCGCAGAAGCTCCTCCCCGCGCGTCTCCCCGGACAGGCAGAGCCGGAGCGCGGCGAGGTCGGCGGCGATCACCGGGGGCGGAAGCGCGGTGGAATAGATGAAGCTGCGGGCCGTGTTGACCAGATAGTCGATCACCGTCCGCGACGCGGCGAGATACGCCCCGAACCCGCCCAGCGCCTTGCTGAATGTCCCCATCACGAGGTCCACCTGCCCGGCGAGGTCCGAAGCCTCGACGCACCCGCGCCCCTGCGGCCCGAACACGCCCGTGGCGTGGGCTTCGTCCACCATCAGCAGGCAACGGTGCCGGCGGCAAACGGCAAGGAGCGCGGCGAGGGGGGCGAGGTCCCCGTCCATGCTGAAGACGCTCTCCGTCGTCACCAGCGCCCGTTCGAACGCCCCGCGGTGCTTGACGAGCATCCGGTCGAGGTGCTCCGGGTCGTTGTGCCGGAACCGCAGGAGCTTCGCGCGCGACAGGAGCGCGCCGTCGAGCTGGCTGGCGTGGCAGAACTGGTCGGCGAAGACGGCGTCGCGGCGTCCGAACAGGGCGGGGATGATCCCCGTATTCGCCTGGTAGCCGGAGTTGAAGACCAGGGCCGCCTCGCTCCCCTTGAACACCGCCACGCTATCCTCGAGCTCGTGGTGGATCGCCAAGTCCCCGCTCATCAGGCGGGACGCCCCGGACCCGACGCCGTAGCGGTCGAGCGCCTCCCGCGCCGCCGCGACCAGCGCGGGGTGGGACGACAGCCCGAGGTAGTCGTTGGAGGAGAAGTCGACGTATTCCCGGCCGTCCCGCACCGCAAGGGCGGGGGCGCGTCCGGACGACGGGACGAGCCGCCGCAGCAGCTGCCGCCGCTCCCGCTCATCAAGAAAATCCTGCCAATCCTTCATCGGCGGTTATTCCTTCGGGAACTTCCCGGAGAAGAGGTACCGCTCGAACATCCGCTGGTAGTCGGTCCAGCGGACCCCCTCGCGCAGCTCCGCGATGGCGTCGCCGAACGCGGTCGCCTTGGCGTCCATGTTCTCCACGTGATGGAGCAGGATCGCCTCCAGCGTCTTGGGCCGCTTGGGGGAGCCGTACTCGAGCTCCCCATGGTGGGACAGGATGATGTGCTTCACCAGCATCGTCTTCTCCGGCGGAAAACCGGGGAGGTCGGCGCAGACGCGGCTCACGTACTCGGTCCCCATGTAGAGGTGCCCCAGCAGGCGCCCCTCGTCCGTGTAGTCGAACGCTCCCTCGTAGGAAAGTTCGTGCACCTTCCCGACGTCGTGCAGCAGCGCCCCGGCGAGCAGAAGGTCGGCGTCCACCCCGTCGTAGTGGGCCGACAGCATGCGGCAGATCCCCGCGACGGAGACCGTGTGCTCCAGCAGCCCCCCGATGTAGTCGTGGTGCATCGTCTTCCCGCCCGGCGCCTGGCGGAAGCGGCGCGCCACGTCCGTTTCCGGCGGGTCCGGAAAGACGGCCGCGAGAAGCCGCGCCAAGTCCTTGTCCTTTACCCCCGCGATGTACTCCTGGAGCGTCTTCCAGAGCGGCTCGATCCCCTTCTTCGTGACCGGGAGGTACTCGGAGAGATCCTTCGTCCCCCCTTCTTCCCGCCGGACGTCGTGGACCTTGAGCTGGACGCGCCCCTGGTACGCGATGGCGGTGCCGCTCACCTCGACCACGTCGTCCCGGTCGAACCGCTTTCCTATATCCTCGGCGCGGTCCCAGACTCTCCCCTCGATCTGTCCCGTCCGGTCGCGCAGCTGCAGGGTCAGGTACGGCTTCCCGGCGTTGCTGGTCAACAGCGCCTTGTTCGCGACGAGGAACAGGTCGCGGACCGGCTCCCCCTCCTTGAAGTCCTTCACGAAACGCGTCTTCTGCATCGGCACCCCTGCTTTCTACTCAGGAATAGGTTTCGAGGATGCGGAGGGCGGCGCGGATCCCGTCCACGGCGGAGGAGACGATCCCCCCGGCGTGCCCCGCGCCCTCCCCGACAGGATACAACCCTTTGTGCGTCACCGACTCGTAATTTACCCGCTCGATCCGGACGGGCGAGGAGGTCCGGGACTCGACGGCGTACAACGTCGCTTCGCGGGTGAGGAACCCCCGCATCGCCCCCCCGAACCGGAGCAGCCCGAAGCGGATATCCTCCTCGACCGCACCCGGCAGGATGCCGCGCAAGTCGTCCGGGACGACCCGCGGGGCGAGGAGGCGGCCGGGGGACGGGGGGAACTCTTTCCCTCGGACGAAGGCAAGCAGGTTCGCTGCCGGCACGCCGTATCCGCCGCCGCCGCGATCGAACGCCCGGCGTTCGATCTCCTCCTGGAAACCGATCCCCGCCAGGGGGCCGCCCCCTTGCGCCCCCGCCTCCCCGAACTCCGCGGGCGCGACCGACGCGACGATCCCGCTGTTCCCGAACCCGGAGTTGCGGGCCCGGACGCTCATCCCGTTCACGGGCGACTGCCCCTCCCCCGACGCCGCGTTCATCACCTCTCCGCCGGGGCACATGCAGAAGGAGTAGACCCCGCGGCCCGAGGGGGCGCGCGCCGCAAGACGGAACGAAGCGGGGGGAAGGCCCTTCCCCGCCATCGGCCCGTACTGGATCCGGTCGATCATCGCCTGGGGATGCTCCACCCGGAACCCGACGGCGAACGCCTTCCCCGACATCCCGACGCCTTGCGCGAAGAGCCGCCGCACCGTGTCGCGCGCCGAATGGCCTGTCGCCAGCAGGACGACCGGGGATCGGACCTCCTCGCCCCCGGCCAGGCGAACCCCGCGCACCTCCCCCTCCGACACCGACAATTCCTCGACCCGCGCGCCGAATCGGACGGTGACGCCCCGGGAGGCGAGCTCCGCGCGCATCCGCCGGCAGAAGTGCCGGAGCCGGTCGGTCCCGACGTGCGGCTTCGCGTCCTTGACGAGCCCCGGGATCCCCGCGAACTCCGCGAAGGTCGACACCACGTGGTCCACGAGGGGGTCCCCGATCCGGGTGGTGAGCTTCCCGTCCGAAAACGTTCCCGCGCCACCCTCCCCGAACTGGGCGTTGCTCTCGGGGTCAAGGGTCCCGTCGCGCCAGAACCGGGCGACGTCCTCTCCCCGCTCCTCGACCGGCCGGCCGCGTTCCAGCACCACGGGGGGGGCGCCGAACCGCGCCAGCGTGAGGGCGGCGAACAGCCCGGCCGGCCCGGCCCCCACGACGACGGGGGGAAGGTCCGGCCGGCGCACCGGGGATGTCGGGAACGGGTCGGGGGGCGCTTCGTACCGCTTCGCGCCGGGGACCCGGGCGCACGCCGCCTCCTCCATCGCGGGGGATCCGAGCGAGCACTCCACCGTGTAGACGCGGCGCACGTCGCCTTTCCGGCGGGCGTCGTACCCACGCCGGACCACGGAAAACCGCTGCACCTCGTCGATCGAAACGCCTATAATCGTCGCTATGCGTGCAAGCAGAGACCGTTCCGGCAGCGACGGATCGACACGGACATCGAAGATGCGGATCGTCAAGCGGTGGGTCCTCCTCCTGCTGTTCGGAGCGTTGTGCCTTCCCGTCTCCTCGTGCCGCCCCCTCCTGAGAGAGGTCTTCAAGGCCCCGAAGGTGCGGGTCGTCGACATCGGGATCGCCGGCAACCCCTTCCAGTCCCGGGGCCCGGTCGAGGTGATCCTTCATCTCGCGGTGAAGAACCCGAATTCCTACGCCCTGACGGTGGCCAGCGTCGCCTACTCCGCGACGGTGGGAACCCGGCGATTGGCCGACGGGGAGCGGATCGAGGAGATTCGCATCGAGCCCTCCGGGGAAACGGTGGTCACGGTGCCCGTGCGGCTGCAGACCGACGTCTTCGCCGACGCGCTGCGCGAGGTGCTCGAGGCCCGGTCGGTTTCCTACGAGTTCAACGGCTCGGTGGGCATCGTCGCCCCGGTCGTCGGCGTGGTCCGGGTCCCCTTCTCCCGGACCGGGACGATCGACCCCATGGACATCCTCCGCCGCAAGGGGATCGGCTTCAATTGACGGGGCATGGCGGCTCCCTCCCGTCGAGCACCGCGAGCAGGTTCTCCGCCGCCAACCGTCCCATCGCCTCCCGCGTCTCCCCGGTCGCGCTACCCAGGTGCGGCAGGAGCACCGCCGAAGGGGCCGACAGCAGCCGGGGGTGAATCCGCGGCTCCTTCTCGAACACGTCGAGCCCCGCGCCGAACAGCCGCGCCTCCGCCAGCGCCGCCGCCACCGCCTCCTCGTCCACCACCTCTCCCCGGGCGATGTTCACCAGGACCGCCGTCCGTTTCATCCTCGCGAGGCGCTCCGTGGAGATCAGCCCCCGGGTCTCCGGGGTGAGGGGGACGCACAGCACGACGAAGTCGCTCTCGGCGAGCAGCGCGTCGAGATCGCGGTACGACGCCGCGAGTTCGGCCTCCTCCGACGGAGGAATCCGGCGACGGTTGTGGTAGAGGACCTTCATCGAGAAGCCGCGGGACCGGCGGGCCACCGCGGCGCCGATCTTCCCCATTCCGACGATCCCCAGCGTCTTCCCGGCGACGGGGACTCCGAGGAACCCCCACGGGTCCCACCCGGTCCAGCCCCCCGCGCGAACGAACCGGTCGGCGTCCGACACCTTTCTCGCCGCGGAAAGGAGCAGGGCGAACCCGAGGTCGGCCGTCGCGTCCGTCAGGACGTCCGGCGTGTTGCAGATCCGGATCCCGCGCCGGGTCGCCCCGGCCACGTCGACGTTGTTCACCCCGACGGCGAAGTTCGACACGACGACAAGGGAGGGCCCGGCCGCGTCCATCAGTTCCGCGTCCACCCGGTCCGCCAGCGTGCAGAGGATCCCCGACGCCCCCCGGGCGCGGGAAAGGAACTCCTCCCGGGACATCGTCCCTCCCTTTGGGGGGTCCCCCGCCCGGAACCGCTTCGCCAGGTCGTCCCACGGCACCCCCGGCAGGCGCCGCGTCACCACGATCGTCCGCCGCTCCACGATCCGCCCCCTCCCGCTGGGGATCTTCCGTCCCCGGGGGGCCTTCATTATATACCCGAAAAAATTGACAGAAGGCCCGCAAGGGGTATAATCTTCCTTTTCCGGCAGGATCATCCTATTACCGTGCAGGAGGTTCGCGATATGGCCGTCAAAGTCGGCATCAACGGGTTCGGGCGAATCGGCCGCAACTTCTTCCGCGCCGCGTATAAGGATCCCTCGCTCCAGATCGTGGCCGTCAACGACATCACCGACGCGAAGACCCTGGCCCACCTCCTGAAGTACGATTCCGTCCACGGCCGCTTCGAGGCGTCGGTCGAGGTGAAGGAAAACGCCATCGTGGTGAACGGCAAGGAGGTCCAGGTCCTTGCGTGCAAGGACCCCGCCGAGCTGCCGTGGGGCAAGCTGGGGGTCGAGATCGTCATCGAGTCCACCGGCATTTTCACGGACCGGGACGGCGCCGGGAAGCACATCGCGG is from Deltaproteobacteria bacterium and encodes:
- the bioA gene encoding adenosylmethionine--8-amino-7-oxononanoate transaminase; protein product: MDRKNLIRKDLRHNWHPYTQMSTLATEPPMLIDRAEGLFLFDAEGNRYYDAISSWWCVVHGHGHPRIREAVTRQMERLDHVLFAGVTHEPAVRLASRLAAIAPEGLSRVFFSDNGSTAVEVALKMSLQCWRNLGREERTGFVCLDHGYHGDTTGCMSVSGVEAFLRAFRPILFPARRVPAPTCYRCPVGKTYPECGVACVDALGDALREGGETIAAVILEPLLLGAGGMIVYPPEYLSRVAALARTLGAHLILDEVATGFGRTGTMFACEQAGVSPDFLCLSKGLTGGTMPLAATLTTAEVYNSFLGGPDSGKTFYHGHTYTANPIGCAAALASLDLFEEEELVDRVARLAPRLAEGVRELAELPLVGDVRGIGMVAALELVRDKETKEPLPGTAPVFREIRREGLRRGLFLRPMGNVVYLFLPQAVTRDPLDDIIERFSGTLRAVLL
- the bioD gene encoding dethiobiotin synthase, coding for MKGIFVTGTGTGVGKTVVCGLLAGFLRERGMRVTTQKWVETGVTDGPSDIDVHRRLMGDPGPAPEPPPADRCPYRFSLPASPHLAAAREGRRVDPAVIEAAYRRLAETHDAVLVEGVGGFLVPLSEEMLTGDLVARIGLPVLVVAVNRLGCVNDALLTVEAVRRRGVPLLGLVFNRLPGEGDGTRAEVQADNPRIVAEITRAPVLGEVPFLPDPACGAEAFAPVGRAFLERWRST
- a CDS encoding methyltransferase domain-containing protein — encoded protein: MVDPAVLRRFSAGADRYEAHAHAQRLSAVDLLAYTEASLGPVRPRNISEPGPKGGSAFKILEPGCGTGLYTRMLLDAFRGASVFGVDISEAMVRVAKRGIDDPRACFAVADAEEIATGSYDLVTSNAAFQWFLSLPRTLVRMASLLSGGGLLTFSFFGPETYTELDAALRASALRRGTDDGSRVAAAAFHSRGEISDALSAAFPRWDVVERRYHQEFPTVADLLRSIRYTGTRGGGGRESWSPGKLARVEEAYRERDGGIKATYQVFLCRGVIPEGRAG
- a CDS encoding alpha/beta hydrolase: MPREEFTVAGEGDPSMVLLPGWATDGRIFDGLFPGVTAVTTGPLRPEGFIPRLAAFLDRAARGPVTVVGWSLGGFLAAEFAREVPDRVRRVVLVGIRRAYPEGDVAGILRSLSTDPGSCLSGFYAQCFYPSQMPAYRRFRGGLQAAYLREIDGGVLREGLSYLAGARLSGETLPPCPVAIVHGEKDVVAPFAEAEGVAREGGNATFHPLPGAAHAAFLADGFRAVVADG
- the bioF gene encoding 8-amino-7-oxononanoate synthase, whose translation is MKDWQDFLDERERRQLLRRLVPSSGRAPALAVRDGREYVDFSSNDYLGLSSHPALVAAAREALDRYGVGSGASRLMSGDLAIHHELEDSVAVFKGSEAALVFNSGYQANTGIIPALFGRRDAVFADQFCHASQLDGALLSRAKLLRFRHNDPEHLDRMLVKHRGAFERALVTTESVFSMDGDLAPLAALLAVCRRHRCLLMVDEAHATGVFGPQGRGCVEASDLAGQVDLVMGTFSKALGGFGAYLAASRTVIDYLVNTARSFIYSTALPPPVIAADLAALRLCLSGETRGEELLRRAGAFRGALRGKGWTVGGESQIVPVVVGDSALAVSLSESLAGQGFLALPVRPPTVPEGSARLRFSLTAAHTDRQVAAVVEALGAP
- a CDS encoding HD domain-containing protein translates to MQKTRFVKDFKEGEPVRDLFLVANKALLTSNAGKPYLTLQLRDRTGQIEGRVWDRAEDIGKRFDRDDVVEVSGTAIAYQGRVQLKVHDVRREEGGTKDLSEYLPVTKKGIEPLWKTLQEYIAGVKDKDLARLLAAVFPDPPETDVARRFRQAPGGKTMHHDYIGGLLEHTVSVAGICRMLSAHYDGVDADLLLAGALLHDVGKVHELSYEGAFDYTDEGRLLGHLYMGTEYVSRVCADLPGFPPEKTMLVKHIILSHHGELEYGSPKRPKTLEAILLHHVENMDAKATAFGDAIAELREGVRWTDYQRMFERYLFSGKFPKE
- a CDS encoding LEA type 2 family protein; this encodes MRIVKRWVLLLLFGALCLPVSSCRPLLREVFKAPKVRVVDIGIAGNPFQSRGPVEVILHLAVKNPNSYALTVASVAYSATVGTRRLADGERIEEIRIEPSGETVVTVPVRLQTDVFADALREVLEARSVSYEFNGSVGIVAPVVGVVRVPFSRTGTIDPMDILRRKGIGFN
- a CDS encoding D-glycerate dehydrogenase, with translation MKAPRGRKIPSGRGRIVERRTIVVTRRLPGVPWDDLAKRFRAGDPPKGGTMSREEFLSRARGASGILCTLADRVDAELMDAAGPSLVVVSNFAVGVNNVDVAGATRRGIRICNTPDVLTDATADLGFALLLSAARKVSDADRFVRAGGWTGWDPWGFLGVPVAGKTLGIVGMGKIGAAVARRSRGFSMKVLYHNRRRIPPSEEAELAASYRDLDALLAESDFVVLCVPLTPETRGLISTERLARMKRTAVLVNIARGEVVDEEAVAAALAEARLFGAGLDVFEKEPRIHPRLLSAPSAVLLPHLGSATGETREAMGRLAAENLLAVLDGREPPCPVN